A genomic stretch from Rhodobacterales bacterium HKCCA1288 includes:
- a CDS encoding substrate-binding domain-containing protein, producing MSFTKLTVSALALAALSATGAVAQSRDYVSIAGSSTVLPYANIVAEAFGAETDFATPVVEGGGSSTGRRMLCEGVGEGTIDIANSSSLMKDSEREVCAGNGVTPIEVRIGYDGIVFASDINGPSFAFTPADIYLALAAELPVDGAMVANPNANWADVNGDLPSQEINMFVPGTNHGTREVFEENVILAGCEDTGAAEAMAGMGMDEDAVEEACMTLRTDGRSVDIEGDYTQTLANLDSTPTGIGVFGLSFYENNTDRLQVATMSGVTPTVDAIASGEYPVSRPLQFYVKQEHIGVIPGLKEYVEFFISDEIAGPGGPLAEYGLVPDPELAATQAMVAGL from the coding sequence ATGTCTTTCACAAAATTGACCGTTTCCGCCCTTGCCTTGGCGGCATTGTCCGCAACGGGCGCAGTCGCGCAAAGCCGTGACTATGTCAGCATCGCGGGCTCATCCACGGTTCTGCCTTATGCAAATATCGTTGCCGAAGCGTTTGGCGCTGAAACCGATTTCGCAACCCCCGTTGTTGAGGGTGGCGGTTCGTCCACTGGCCGCCGCATGCTGTGCGAAGGCGTTGGCGAAGGCACAATCGATATCGCGAACTCCTCTAGCTTGATGAAAGACTCCGAGCGCGAAGTATGCGCAGGCAACGGTGTAACCCCAATCGAAGTTCGCATTGGCTATGACGGCATCGTATTCGCCTCTGACATCAATGGCCCTTCTTTCGCTTTCACACCTGCAGATATCTACTTGGCGCTTGCCGCTGAGTTGCCTGTTGATGGCGCAATGGTTGCCAACCCAAATGCCAACTGGGCTGACGTAAATGGCGATCTTCCTTCTCAGGAAATCAACATGTTCGTTCCTGGCACGAACCACGGCACGCGCGAAGTTTTCGAAGAAAACGTGATCCTCGCAGGTTGTGAGGATACTGGCGCAGCAGAAGCAATGGCTGGTATGGGCATGGACGAAGATGCAGTTGAAGAAGCCTGCATGACCCTGCGCACCGATGGCCGTTCGGTTGATATCGAAGGCGACTATACACAGACGCTTGCAAATCTCGACAGCACCCCAACAGGTATTGGCGTATTCGGTCTGTCTTTCTATGAAAACAACACCGACCGTCTTCAGGTTGCGACTATGTCTGGCGTAACTCCAACCGTTGATGCAATTGCATCTGGCGAATACCCCGTATCGCGCCCTCTGCAGTTCTACGTCAAGCAAGAGCATATCGGCGTGATCCCAGGTTTGAAGGAATATGTTGAGTTCTTCATCTCTGACGAAATCGCAGGCCCTGGTGGCCCATTGGCTGAATACGGCCTTGTTCCTGATCCAGAATTGGCAGCGACCCAAGCAATGGTTGCAGGCCTCTAA